The Chelonia mydas isolate rCheMyd1 chromosome 3, rCheMyd1.pri.v2, whole genome shotgun sequence genome includes a region encoding these proteins:
- the CEBPZOS gene encoding protein CEBPZOS isoform X1: MDFSGYWFHPSSVYLRHSTLAVLQLTQGMEPLARKIFKGVLLLEVAGVAGAYLLFYRMDTSQDFRHTMNRRFPSILEVYYKSNEWAGVYGIRENDRLKWLSGKN, encoded by the exons atggacttcagtggctaTTGGTTTCATCCCTCGTCAGTATATTTGAGGCATTCCACACTTGCAGTACTCCAATTAACTCAAG GCATGGAACCTCTTGCAAGAAAGATCTTCAAAGGAGTTCTACTTTTGGAAGTGGCTGGGGTCGCTGGAGCATATTTACTATTTTACAGAATGGACACAAGTCAAG ATTTTAGGCATACAATGAACAGGAGATTTCCATCCATTCTGGAGG tttattaCAAAAGCAATGAATGGGCTGGAGTTTATGGAATAAGGGAGAACGACCGACTGAAATGGCTAAGCGGCAAAAATTAG
- the CEBPZOS gene encoding protein CEBPZOS isoform X2, with protein sequence MEPLARKIFKGVLLLEVAGVAGAYLLFYRMDTSQDFRHTMNRRFPSILEVYYKSNEWAGVYGIRENDRLKWLSGKN encoded by the exons ATGGAACCTCTTGCAAGAAAGATCTTCAAAGGAGTTCTACTTTTGGAAGTGGCTGGGGTCGCTGGAGCATATTTACTATTTTACAGAATGGACACAAGTCAAG ATTTTAGGCATACAATGAACAGGAGATTTCCATCCATTCTGGAGG tttattaCAAAAGCAATGAATGGGCTGGAGTTTATGGAATAAGGGAGAACGACCGACTGAAATGGCTAAGCGGCAAAAATTAG